From a region of the Trichocoleus sp. genome:
- the nagE gene encoding N-acetylglucosamine-specific PTS transporter subunit IIBC — MAGFSELQRLGKALMLPIAVLPAAGLLLRLGAPDVLNIPVMTKAGGAVFDNLPAIFATGIAIGFARDASGAAALAGLVGYYVLTVGTKAINEDINMGVLAGIITGVVAGLLYNRFYNIKLPDYLGFFGGKRFVPIATGGVCFLLAVLFGFIWPPIQAVIEGIGNWIVTSGPIGTFVYGSLNRLLIPVGLHHILNSLVWFVFGTFNGAKEVVTGDLNRYFAGDPTAGTFMAGFYPVMMFGLPAACLAMAHAAFPEKRRVTSGVMLSMALTSFLTGITEPIEFTFMFLAPVLYAIHAFLTGISMALLNLLGVKHGFTFSAGAIDFILNFGLSTKGWLILPIGLVYGLIYYFLFLFCIRKLNLRTPGREAEVVEDPLQAATEAPVPVGARMAAVPAAAPTMTRSTYAPENDTTTLARRYLAALGGEDNIRTIDACITRLRLTLVNRDVVSDEQLKALGAKGVIRLGSDGMQIVLGPMAETIAEEMRNLR, encoded by the coding sequence ATGGCTGGTTTTAGTGAATTGCAGCGTCTCGGAAAGGCGTTGATGTTGCCGATCGCAGTTTTGCCTGCGGCAGGGTTGCTGTTGCGATTGGGTGCGCCAGATGTGCTGAATATTCCCGTCATGACCAAGGCAGGCGGAGCTGTATTTGATAACCTACCTGCAATTTTTGCGACGGGTATTGCGATCGGGTTTGCCAGAGATGCTTCTGGTGCGGCTGCGTTGGCGGGGCTAGTCGGCTACTATGTGCTGACGGTTGGCACCAAGGCAATCAACGAAGATATCAATATGGGTGTGCTGGCTGGCATCATTACGGGTGTGGTGGCTGGGCTGCTCTACAACCGTTTTTACAACATCAAGCTGCCCGACTATTTGGGGTTCTTTGGCGGCAAGCGGTTTGTGCCGATCGCCACAGGCGGCGTTTGCTTTTTGTTGGCGGTGCTGTTTGGCTTCATCTGGCCTCCCATTCAGGCAGTGATTGAAGGGATTGGCAACTGGATTGTCACGTCAGGACCGATCGGCACGTTTGTTTATGGGAGCCTCAATCGTTTATTGATTCCGGTCGGCTTGCACCATATTCTCAACAGTTTGGTCTGGTTCGTATTTGGCACATTTAACGGAGCGAAGGAAGTCGTTACGGGAGACTTAAACCGCTACTTTGCTGGCGACCCCACAGCAGGAACATTTATGGCGGGCTTCTATCCTGTGATGATGTTTGGCTTACCTGCTGCCTGTTTAGCGATGGCACATGCTGCCTTCCCGGAGAAGCGCCGAGTTACCTCTGGGGTGATGCTCAGTATGGCACTCACTTCTTTCCTGACAGGCATTACTGAGCCGATCGAATTTACCTTCATGTTCCTGGCTCCAGTACTATATGCCATCCATGCCTTTCTTACCGGAATCTCGATGGCGCTGCTCAATCTGTTGGGGGTCAAACATGGTTTTACTTTTTCGGCAGGTGCGATCGACTTTATCCTCAACTTTGGGCTATCTACAAAAGGCTGGCTGATTCTACCGATCGGATTGGTCTATGGATTGATCTACTATTTCCTGTTCCTGTTCTGCATCCGCAAACTGAATCTGCGAACCCCAGGACGCGAAGCAGAGGTTGTGGAAGATCCGCTTCAAGCCGCAACAGAAGCACCTGTTCCGGTGGGCGCAAGGATGGCAGCAGTTCCAGCAGCAGCTCCAACGATGACGCGATCGACCTATGCGCCTGAAAACGATACCACTACCCTGGCAAGACGCTATCTGGCGGCGTTGGGCGGAGAAGATAACATCAGGACGATTGATGCCTGCATTACCCGCTTGCGGTTGACGTTGGTGAATCGAGATGTGGTCTCCGATGAGCAACTAAAAGCTTTGGGCGCGAAAGGAGTGATTCGTCTGGGATCAGACGGAATGCAGATTGTTTTAGGGCCGATGGCAGAGACAATCGCAGAAGAGATGCGAAACTTACGGTAG
- the nagB gene encoding glucosamine-6-phosphate deaminase translates to MRLVICESAKAVADWAARYVQQRIQAFAPTADRPFVLGLPTGGTPLKMYQRLIEFYQQGEISFRHVVTFNMDEYVGLPEDHPQSYHTYMYSNFFNHIDIPRDQIHILDGNAIDIEAECQKYEDKIAAFGGVELFVGGVGEDGHIAFNEPGSSLESRTRIKTLTYSTKLANARFFDDEIDQVPKYALTVGVGTIRDAREVMILAQGYQKANALRCAIEEGVNHMWTISALQLHPTSIVVCDEDATLELKVKTVKYFKQLERDSPTLKNQG, encoded by the coding sequence ATGCGTTTAGTCATCTGCGAGTCAGCCAAGGCAGTAGCAGATTGGGCAGCTCGCTATGTGCAGCAAAGAATTCAAGCGTTTGCACCAACCGCCGATCGCCCGTTTGTGTTGGGGTTGCCAACTGGGGGCACGCCACTCAAAATGTACCAGCGATTGATCGAGTTTTATCAACAGGGGGAGATCAGCTTTCGGCATGTAGTCACGTTCAACATGGATGAGTATGTGGGCTTACCGGAAGACCATCCACAGAGCTATCACACCTATATGTACAGCAATTTTTTTAACCACATTGATATTCCGCGCGACCAGATTCATATTCTGGATGGAAACGCGATCGATATTGAAGCAGAATGTCAGAAATACGAAGATAAAATTGCTGCCTTTGGTGGCGTGGAGTTATTTGTGGGGGGTGTCGGTGAAGATGGTCATATAGCATTTAATGAGCCTGGTTCGTCTTTGGAATCGCGGACGCGCATCAAAACACTGACCTACAGCACGAAGTTAGCCAATGCTCGTTTCTTTGATGATGAGATTGATCAGGTTCCGAAATATGCTTTAACTGTGGGTGTCGGGACGATTCGGGATGCGCGAGAAGTGATGATTTTGGCACAGGGATATCAGAAAGCAAATGCACTGCGCTGTGCGATCGAGGAAGGTGTGAACCATATGTGGACAATTTCTGCGCTTCAGCTTCATCCAACCAGTATTGTCGTGTGCGATGAAGATGCGACACTAGAGCTAAAAGTGAAAACCGTGAAATATTTCAAACAGCTAGAACGCGATAGCCCCACGCTAAAAAATCAGGGATAG
- a CDS encoding DUF6439 family protein, with translation MPHPQPLTSEDLSNPQTSRLAEVSTLELAQALAERLAITPADWHRLKANRTARSSEQAAIALLYLLKENPQEALPRLQQAAGWLDRSVSAPPCPTHGH, from the coding sequence ACCTCAGAAGACTTATCCAACCCACAAACGAGCCGTCTGGCAGAAGTGAGTACACTAGAACTGGCGCAAGCTCTCGCAGAACGGCTCGCCATCACCCCGGCAGACTGGCATCGCCTCAAAGCAAACCGCACCGCACGATCGAGTGAACAAGCTGCCATTGCCTTACTCTATCTCTTGAAGGAAAACCCCCAGGAGGCATTGCCCCGACTCCAACAGGCTGCTGGATGGCTCGATCGCTCTGTTTCTGCTCCACCATGCCCGACTCATGGACATTAG
- the nagA gene encoding N-acetylglucosamine-6-phosphate deacetylase: MFALTNCTLYTGKEEVKDDALLIEQDRIVDRISAKNLHVDCPVIDAKGYSVAPGFIDLQLNGCGGVMFNDAIEPNTFDVMHQTNLKSGTTSFLPTLITSPDADMMQAIEITKAYRQSQKYNVLGLHLEGPYFNRKRKGIHNEAYIRKPDRAMLKRIAQAGKEVVRIMTLAPEMVEPDEIRLLADAGIIVSGGHTDATYEQAIAGFDAGVQMVTHLFNAMSPWQGRSPGGVGAVFDRPEIYAGIIADGYHVHYASIRLAHQLKQDKLVLVTDATPPVGTAMESFWIGGHEVFYQDGKCVAADGTLGGSALTMIEAVANVVRHAQIPLSEALRMASTYPAHLINVAQEFGYIAPGYVANLAIFDQDFQMRGIVDRGELQWFQPIRSHALHSHALQ, from the coding sequence ATGTTTGCGTTAACGAATTGCACCCTTTATACCGGAAAAGAAGAAGTCAAAGATGATGCTTTGTTGATTGAGCAGGATCGAATTGTTGATCGCATCTCAGCTAAAAATTTGCATGTCGATTGTCCAGTAATTGACGCAAAAGGATACTCTGTTGCTCCTGGATTTATTGATTTACAGTTAAACGGCTGTGGTGGCGTCATGTTCAACGATGCGATCGAACCCAACACATTCGACGTAATGCATCAAACCAACCTCAAGAGCGGTACAACCAGCTTTTTGCCGACGCTGATCACATCACCCGATGCCGACATGATGCAGGCGATCGAGATCACAAAAGCCTATCGCCAGTCGCAAAAATATAACGTGCTGGGATTACATCTTGAAGGACCCTATTTCAACCGCAAGCGTAAAGGCATCCACAACGAAGCCTATATTCGCAAGCCCGATCGCGCCATGCTTAAGAGGATTGCCCAGGCAGGCAAAGAAGTCGTGCGAATCATGACGCTGGCTCCAGAAATGGTAGAGCCGGATGAGATTCGTCTATTAGCCGATGCTGGAATTATTGTCTCAGGCGGACATACTGACGCGACCTATGAGCAAGCGATCGCGGGATTTGATGCGGGTGTGCAAATGGTGACGCACTTATTTAACGCCATGTCTCCCTGGCAGGGGCGCAGTCCGGGGGGCGTGGGAGCAGTGTTCGATCGTCCCGAAATCTATGCTGGAATAATTGCCGATGGCTATCACGTTCATTACGCTTCGATCCGGTTAGCGCATCAACTCAAGCAAGACAAACTTGTATTAGTCACGGATGCCACACCACCTGTTGGGACAGCAATGGAGTCCTTCTGGATTGGCGGGCATGAAGTGTTTTATCAAGATGGGAAATGCGTTGCTGCAGATGGAACGCTCGGCGGCTCTGCCCTGACCATGATTGAAGCGGTCGCTAATGTAGTTCGCCATGCCCAAATTCCGCTCTCCGAAGCCCTCCGCATGGCATCGACTTACCCCGCTCACCTCATCAACGTGGCTCAGGAATTCGGATATATTGCCCCTGGCTATG